A window of Bacteroidota bacterium contains these coding sequences:
- a CDS encoding MBL fold metallo-hydrolase, giving the protein MKVEQLYTGCLAQGAYYIESNGEAAIIDPLREVQPYIDMAEKRGAKIKYIFETHFHADFVSGHVDLARKTGAAIVYGPTSLKTGFDAVIGFDGQVFELGDVTIKLIHTPGHTMESCCFLLSDEQGNAQAIFTGDTLFIGDVGRPDLAQHVIADLTQEKLAAHLYESLQHKILPLPDHLIVYPAHGAGSACGKNMSKETSDTLGNQKKTNYALRPGLSKEQFMAELLNGLTPPPGYFPKNVLMNVQGYDKVEDVLSRGTQALSAAAFEAAANEAGAVMLDTRDAAEFAAAHLPDSINIGIGGDFAVWAGTLISDIKQLILLITAPGREEEAVTRLARVGYDHAIGYLQGGIEAWKNAGKELAQTKSISAEEFAATVQNNPNAVILDVRRASEYNSEHIIGAANLPLNYINEHLHEVNRHETVYVHCAGGYRSMIFVSILETRGFTNLVNVAGGFAAIKATGKLPVTEYVCPTTML; this is encoded by the coding sequence ATGAAAGTGGAACAGCTTTATACCGGATGCCTTGCACAGGGCGCATATTATATAGAAAGCAACGGCGAGGCCGCAATTATTGATCCGCTGCGCGAGGTGCAGCCTTATATTGACATGGCAGAGAAGCGTGGTGCGAAGATCAAATACATTTTCGAAACACATTTTCATGCCGATTTTGTGAGCGGCCATGTAGATCTGGCGCGTAAAACCGGTGCGGCTATTGTGTATGGACCTACCTCGCTTAAAACCGGTTTCGATGCCGTGATCGGATTCGACGGGCAGGTTTTTGAATTGGGCGATGTAACCATTAAGCTCATTCACACACCCGGCCATACCATGGAAAGCTGCTGCTTTTTGCTCAGCGACGAGCAGGGCAATGCACAGGCCATTTTTACCGGCGACACGCTGTTTATAGGCGATGTGGGGCGTCCTGATCTGGCGCAGCATGTAATTGCCGATCTTACGCAGGAAAAATTAGCCGCGCATCTTTATGAATCGCTGCAACACAAAATTCTGCCCCTGCCCGATCACCTGATTGTGTATCCGGCCCACGGCGCGGGCAGTGCCTGCGGCAAAAACATGAGCAAGGAAACCTCAGACACGCTGGGCAACCAGAAGAAAACCAACTATGCGCTGCGCCCCGGTTTAAGCAAGGAACAATTTATGGCCGAACTGCTCAACGGCCTTACACCGCCTCCCGGCTACTTTCCCAAAAACGTGCTCATGAACGTGCAGGGCTACGACAAGGTGGAAGATGTGCTGAGCCGGGGTACACAGGCGCTTTCGGCCGCAGCGTTTGAAGCAGCCGCCAACGAAGCCGGCGCCGTAATGCTCGACACGCGCGATGCCGCAGAATTTGCTGCCGCACACCTTCCAGACAGCATAAACATTGGCATTGGCGGCGATTTTGCCGTTTGGGCGGGTACACTCATCAGCGATATCAAACAACTTATTCTGCTTATCACTGCACCCGGCCGCGAGGAAGAAGCCGTAACACGCCTTGCCCGCGTAGGCTACGACCACGCCATTGGCTATTTGCAGGGAGGCATTGAAGCCTGGAAAAACGCTGGCAAGGAACTGGCACAAACAAAAAGCATAAGCGCCGAAGAATTTGCTGCCACTGTACAGAACAACCCGAATGCTGTTATTCTCGATGTGCGCAGAGCAAGCGAGTACAACTCCGAGCACATCATTGGTGCCGCCAATCTCCCGCTCAATTACATCAACGAACACCTGCACGAAGTAAACCGCCACGAAACCGTATATGTACACTGCGCCGGCGGCTACCGCTCCATGATCTTTGTATCGATTCTCGAAACACGCGGCTTTACCAATCTTGTAAATGTGGCCGGAGGTTTTGCCGCCATCAAAGCTACCGGCAAACTACCCGTAACCGAGTATGTGTGCCCCACTACCATGCTGTAA